The Pyrus communis chromosome 12, drPyrComm1.1, whole genome shotgun sequence genomic sequence GCTATGAACCAAACAAGGTGACAGCTTCGGATACATACCCTTTATGACAGAAGAGGGTGGTTGTACTTGTATCTGATTACCCAAAGAATGGAATGCTTCCTGCAGAGATTTTTGATTATTTCTGTAACTTATCAAAATGAATGAATCGCTGCCGACCAATGTCGCAAGACTCTTTCTATGCTTGACAATTTAATCACATCTGGTTAATATTCAGCAACTGTTCCCTCATCGATATTTCAGCTTCGCATGTCCAGTGTCACCCAAATGCATATGTAACTTGTTTCTGTCATCATAAAACCATCCAAATACAACTAATCAATATCTAATATCATGTAAAGCTGCAGTACATAACTGCCAGTCAGATGTCAAGGCCAATCAACCAAAGGTGGAAGCAAGAATGCATCAGAAGAAACATTATTACCTTGATTCGAACTCCTCTCCACATGTATCACATACGTTGCCAGTATTCTTCGATGCTCCCTGCTTTGGGATATAACATCAATTAGTGAACGGAACAAAGCAAGAATGAGCAACAAAGAATAACATTGCCAGTATTCTTCGATGCTCCCTGCTTGATTTAACAACTGCTAGGTCTCATTAATAAAAAGTACCACACATTACGTGGAAAAGTTAAATATCCAATGAGACCTAACGGTTGTTAAATCAAGCACCCGGATATGATACCTAACAAAAAACTTCCGATAATGCATTTTGAACATACAATACATGCAGTAAGGATATAAGCATTCAATCTGAGTTTCAAGGTTACGAACTCAACAAGCGAGTAGATTATACACATTATGGTATTTGGTGAAGCAGAAAAGCGAATTCAGAAAGCAAGAACTTTACCTTAGCTTTCTTCCCTTTAGATGAGTTCTTTGATTTGTCGTTTGCCTCTTTCTTCACCTTCTCTTTCTTATTGACCGCTTTGCTTGAGCTCTTCTTCTTTTGTGCCAACAGTTCATCCCCTTTATCAATACTCTCATTTTCCACAACAGAATGATATGTGGATTCCTTCATAGTAGAATTATCTTGTTCATTACTCTCCTTATTCTGACCACCGTTGTTTTCACTTTTATCAACATTATTAGCTTCACCACCATTCTTCTTACTCCTCTCTTTCCTGGCTCCTCCTTTCCTTCTTGCGCTCTTCCGGTTATTATATTCCATAAACTCAGCGTCATCGTCATCATTCTCCACACGAATATCATTAACCAAGATATCCTCAGGTTCAACCCTAAAAGATACCTTTTTCTTACTCTTTCTCCCGGTCACCATTGCTTTGAGAACACccatttcatcttcatcttcctcacCATCCAACCCAACTGCCTCTTCAACCTTTTCGCTCCCATTTTCAACACCAAATTCGCGCAACTCATCCTCCAGATCACTCCCTCCTACCCCATCTTCCTCCTCCCCAATCTTCAACCCCACTCTAATCTCCTGAACTAATTCATCAACATCGTCAAGCTCACCCCTTTCTTCACCCTCTCCCTCCAAAACGTCTTCATCATCAACTTCAAGCTCTTCATCCCCAACTGACTCTCGAAACTCTGCAATTTTATCACGATGCTTCTTCGACTGCTCGTGATTCTTCCACTGCTTCTCACTCTTAAACTTCTTCCCACACACCACACAATACAAttccttcctcctcctctcctcctcctcgtcctcCTCCAATTCCTCAACCTCATTGcctccttcctcctcctcctccactttCGCCCACTCCGGCTCCTCATACGCCATAGCCCTCTCCAATTTCTCCTTCTCcaacttcttcttcctctctctctcctcctcgcTTTTCctcacc encodes the following:
- the LOC137710659 gene encoding DNAJ protein JJJ1 homolog, whose translation is MAASERRCHYEVLGLPRDCSADEIRSAYRKLALQRHPDKLVQSGLSQSEATAQFQELAHAYEVLSDPKERAWYDSHRSQILFSDRGSAASGSGSGIPNLFPFFSTTVFSGYSDSGRGFYKVYSDVFDKIYANELNFARKLGLGLDTVREAPAMGNLESPYVQVTAFYNYWAGFCTVMDFCWEDMYDVLAGPNRKSRRLMEEENKKVRKKAKREFNETVRGLADFVKKRDKRVMDMMLKKEEERVRKSEEERERKKKLEKEKLERAMAYEEPEWAKVEEEEEGGNEVEELEEDEEEERRRKELYCVVCGKKFKSEKQWKNHEQSKKHRDKIAEFRESVGDEELEVDDEDVLEGEGEERGELDDVDELVQEIRVGLKIGEEEDGVGGSDLEDELREFGVENGSEKVEEAVGLDGEEDEDEMGVLKAMVTGRKSKKKVSFRVEPEDILVNDIRVENDDDDAEFMEYNNRKSARRKGGARKERSKKNGGEANNVDKSENNGGQNKESNEQDNSTMKESTYHSVVENESIDKGDELLAQKKKSSSKAVNKKEKVKKEANDKSKNSSKGKKAKGASKNTGNVCDTCGEEFESRNKLHMHLGDTGHAKLKYR